From the Carya illinoinensis cultivar Pawnee chromosome 4, C.illinoinensisPawnee_v1, whole genome shotgun sequence genome, one window contains:
- the LOC122306643 gene encoding serine carboxypeptidase-like 25: MVMAKRQIFVSMVFVILLLTVLVGANEEEEADRIWRLPGQPKVSFQQFSGYVTVNHAVGRALFYWLTEAAHDPLSKPLVVWLNGGPGCSSVAYGASEEIGPFRINKTASGLYLNKFSWNTVANLLFLETPAGVGFSYSNRGSDLFDTGDRRTARDSLQFLIRWLDRFPRYKPREVYLTGESYAGHYVPQLAKEIMTYNQHSKHPINLKGIMVGNAVTDNYYDNLGTVTYWWSHAMISDKTYQQLINTCDFKRQKESNECESMYSYAMDQEFGNIDQYNIYAPPCNNSDGSTTTTATRHNMRLPHRPVHHHRIFRQMSGYDPCTEKYAEIYYNRPDVQKALHANTTKIPYKWTACNEVLNRNWNDTDASILPIYREMIASGLRIWVFSGDVDSVVPVTATRYALAQLKLETKIPWYPWYVKKQVGGWTEVYKGLTFATVRGAGHEVPLFKPRVALQLFESFIRGQPLPKS, from the exons ATGGTCATGGCGAAAAGGCAGATCTTTGTTTCAATGGTCTTTGTAATATTGCTACTCACTGTGCTGGTTGgtgcaaatgaagaagaagaagctgacAGGATATGGCGACTTCCTGGGCAGCCCAAGGTCTCTTTCCAGCAGTTTTCAGGCTATGTCACTGTTAATCACGCTGTTGGCAGAGCCCTCTTCTACTGGCTCACGGAGGCTGCCCATGATCCCCTCTCAAAACCACTTGTTGTGTGGCTTAATGGAG GCCCTGGTTGCTCTTCTGTGGCATATGGTGCATCCGAAGAAATAGGCCCATTTAGAATAAACAAGACAGCCTCAGGGTTGTACCTCAACAAGTTCTCATGGAACACTGTAGCCAACCTCTTGTTCTTGGAGACTCCTGCCGGCGTGGGCTTCTCTTACAGCAACCGGGGCTCCGATCTCTTTGACACCGGCGATCGCCGCACTG CCAGGGACTCCCTGCAATTCCTAATAAGATGGTTGGATCGTTTCCCACGCTACAAGCCCAGAGAAGTCTATCTCACCGGAGAGAGCTACGCAGGCCATTATGTTCCTCAGCTTGCTAAAGAAATTATGACCTACAATCAACATTCCAAACACCCTATTAATCTCAAAGGAATcatg GTTGGAAATGCAGTGACAGACAACTACTATGACAACTTGGGGACAGTGACATACTGGTGGAGCCATGCCATGATCTCCGATAAAACCTACCAGCAGCTGATCAACACGTGTGATTTTAAGCGACAAAAGGAATCGAACGAATGCGAGTCAATGTATAGCTATGCCATGGATCAAGAATTTGGCAATATTGATCAATACAACATTTATGCACCCCCTTGTAACAACTCTGATGGTAGCACTACTACTACTGCTACACGCCATAACATGCGATTGCCTCACCGACCAGTACATCATCATCgg ATTTTCCGCCAAATGTCCGGGTATGATCCTTGTACGGAAAAATATGCGGAGATTTACTACAATAGACCAGATGTGCAGAAAGCACTCCACGCTAACACAACCAAAATTCCTTATAAGTGGACTGCTTGCAA TGAGGTTTTGAATCGGAACTGGAACGACACGGATGCGTCGATTCTTCCAatttatagagaaatgatagctAGTGGTTTGAGAATTTGGGTATTTAG TGGTGATGTTGACTCAGTGGTGCCGGTGACAGCAACAAGATATGCACTTGCACAACTTAAATTAGAAACCAAAATTCCATGGTACCCTTGGTATGTTAAGAAACAG GTGGGAGGCTGGACAGAAGTATACAAAGGGCTGACATTCGCAACTGTGAGAGGTGCAGGCCATGAAGTCCCACTTTTCAAGCCAAGAGTAGCCCTTCAGCTGTTCGAGTCATTTATTAGAGGGCAGCCTCTTCCAAAATCTTAA
- the LOC122307481 gene encoding exocyst complex component EXO70E2-like has product MGDCEPTAPELEGEEHLIAAAKYIVKALGSNKNLTDDARKALAELGTQLSTMTVLNENKGDGISEIKDRLNAVEEKIMNWEEDRSTIWDSGPEEVSEYLNAVGEAQKLTERLENLCLNKDDDEYKLLQRAHDVLQKAMERLEEEFRHMLMENKQHFEPEHMSFRYTEEDVVDGVSIISFGDESIEESLHRDSISRASEEYIIDLINPDVIPELRGIVNLMSNLNYEQECYQVYASVRRDALDECLIILEMEKLSIEDVLRMEWTNLNSKIKRWIRTMKIFVQVYLASEKRLSDQIFGELGSVNQVCFVEPSKAPMLQLLNFGEAMSIGPHQPEKLPRILDMYEVLANLLPDIDALFSDEAGSSVRIECHEVLRRLGNTVRATFLEFKNAIASNASTNPFAGGGIHHLTRYVMNYIKFLTDYSETLNLLLKDHDAEDPNSLLPDMSPTTEEENESRNSSGRISPMAHHFQSIASILQSSLDDKSKLYKEASLQHFFLMNNIHYMAQKVKDSELRHIFADEWIRKQNWKFQQHAMNYERASWSSILSLLKDDGIQNPGSNSISRALLKERVRSFYLAFEEIYKTQTAWVIPDIRLREDLRISTSLKVIQAYRTFVGRHAYHLSDKHIKYSADDLESYLLDFFEGSPKSLQNNSRR; this is encoded by the coding sequence ATGGGGGATTGTGAACCTACGGCTCCGGAATTAGAAGGAGAAGAACACTTAATTGCTGCCGCCAAATACATTGTTAAAGCGTTGGGGTCAAACAAGAACCTTACAGATGATGCTAGGAAAGCTTTGGCAGAACTTGGCACCCAATTGTCCACCATGACTGTGCTAAATGAAAATAAGGGTGATGGGATTAGTGAGATCAAGGATAGGCTTAATGCTGTTGAGGAGAAGATCATGAATTGGGAGGAAGATCGGTCCACGATATGGGATTCGGGACCAGAAGAAGTGTCTGAGTACCTGAATGCCGTGGGTGAGGCACAAAAATTGACTGAAAGATTAGAGAATCTGTGTCTAAATAAAGATGACGATGAGTATAAGTTGTTACAAAGGGCTCACGATGTTCTTCAGAAGGCGATGGAAAGGCTTGAGGAGGAGTTCAGGCACATGCTTATGGAGAACAAGCAGCATTTTGAGCCAGAGCACATGTCTTTTCGATATACTGAAGAAGATGTTGTGGATGGGGTCTCAATTATCTCTTTTGGGGATGAGTCAATTGAGGAGTCGCTTCACAGAGACAGCATCAGCAGGGCCTCTGAGGAATATATCATTGATTTGATAAATCCAGATGTGATTCCTGAGCTCAGAGGCATTGTGAATTTGATGTCCAATTTGAATTATGAGCAGGAATGTTACCAGGTCTACGCCAGTGTCAGGAGGGATGCCTTGGATGAGTGCCTCATCATTCTTGAAATGGAGAAACTAAGCATTGAAGACGTGCTGAGGATGGAATGGACTAACTTGAATTCCAAAATCAAACGATGGATACGAACAATGAAGATCTTTGTGCAGGTCTATCTTGCTAGCGAGAAACGGCTTAGTGATCAGATTTTTGGAGAGCTTGGATCAGTTAATCAAGTTTGCTTTGTGGAGCCATCCAAGGCTCCAATGTTGCAGCTTCTGAATTTTGGTGAAGCCATGTCTATAGGCCCTCATCAACCAGAAAAATTGCCTCGCATTCTTGATATGTATGAGGTACTAGCCAATCTTCTTCCAGATATAGATGCTTTATTCTCAGATGAGGCTGGTTCTTCAGTTAGAATTGAGTGTCACGAGGTTCTAAGGAGATTGGGAAATACTGTTAGGGCAACTTTTCTTGAATTTAAGAATGCCATTGCGTCGAATGCATCAACAAACCCTTTTGCAGGAGGTGGAATTCACCATCTGACCAGATATGTCATGAATTACATCAAGTTTCTAACCGACTACAGTGAGACCCTTAATTTACTGCTCAAGGACCACGATGCAGAGGATCCCAATTCATTGTTACCTGACATGAGTCCAACTACAGAAGAGGAGAACGAAAGCCGTAATTCTTCAGGCAGGATTTCCCCAATGGCTCACCACTTCCAATCAATTGCTTCAATTCTGCAAAGCAGCCTTGATGATAAGTCCAAGCTATATAAGGAGGCTTCGCTACAGCACTTCTTCTTGATGAACAATATTCATTACATGGCTCAAAAGGTCAAGGATTCTGAGCTAAGGCATATATTTGCAGATGAATGGATTAGAAAACAAAACTGGAAATTCCAACAGCATGCGATGAATTATGAGCGTGCTAGTTGGAGTTCAATCCTCTCTTTGCTCAAGGACGATGGGATTCAAAATCCTGGTTCAAATTCTATCTCAAGAGCTCTTCTCAAGGAAAGGGTCCGCAGCTTTTATCTTGCTTTTGAGGAGATCTACAAGACCCAAACGGCATGGGTTATTCCAGATATTCGGCTTCGAGAAGATTTACGGATCTCAACATCCCTCAAGGTGATCCAGGCTTATCGGACATTCGTGGGAAGACATGCCTATCACTTGAGTGACAAGCATATTAAGTACAGTGCTGATGACctagagagttatcttttggatTTCTTCGAGGGATCTCCCAAGTCTTTACAAAACAACTCCAGGAGATGA
- the LOC122306869 gene encoding protein RIK-like isoform X8, whose protein sequence is MFYWSFLKTAVHPYSDIIFPKIQDELIAREIVINDAESSVRYKLTKRQTQEEIQKCTGAVVITRGKYHPPNAPLDGEKPLYLHISAGAQLKDTAERIIAVDRAAAMVEEILKQGPNLQPASSTFHLTISNGVKALSTCVFLGFDPDPSLNIAARIRGPNDQYINHIMNETGATVSLRGRGSGDLESTLGEEGQQPLHLFLSSNNPKGVEDAKRLAENLLDTISVECGASRVSSCKVYSAVPPPQQVYNAVPPPRQLLAGVLSSGNEVALNADSSAGLTAVTVGSTPAPPVSSRLIPGLPPVFSQGTVSQSGGYLHCGQSQGKVVGYSHQVVSAGTSYSGYGGIYPQATPLQQVALALRQSPSPVNSGLDSTTSIPSKEPKSSVSSDPEKEKQPPQKRKFLELPAGSKYPAKLHQGSEYLKPAEPSPNLGVRNVSTMPAPKKLVQSLSNGMRPPLPRDMPPPPPPPKFPLSTHAFKGDVKNNILNKTKSDAVTAVPDTLVKLMEYGEEDDDLEENYEELLSGNSSALDSNSGSVAARKPFWAL, encoded by the exons ATGTTTTATTGGAGTTTTCTGAAGACTGCTGTACATCCATATTCTGACATTATATTT CCAAAGATCCAAGATGAGTTAATAGCACGAGAAATTGTCATAAATGACGCTGAGTCTTCTGTTCGCTACAAGCTCACAAAACGCCAAACACAGGAGGAG ATACAAAAGTGCACGGGTGCTGTGGTTATAACTAG GGGTAAGTACCATCCACCAAATGCGCCTCTTGATGGGGAGAAGCCCTTGTATCTTCACATATCAGCTGGGGCTCAA TTAAAAGATACTGCTGAGCGCATAATAGCAGTGGATCGTGCTGCTGCCATGGTTGAAGAAATTCTGAAACAAGGTCCAAATTTACAGCCAGCTTCTTCCACTTTTCATCTGACTATAAGCAATGGAGTGAAG GCACTCAGCAcatgtgtgtttttgggctttgacCCGGATCCATCACTGAACATTGCTGCGCGTATACGTGGACCAAAT GACCAGTATATAAATCACATAATGAATGAAACAGGAGCAACTGTCTCACTAAGAGGACGCGGTTCAGGGGACCTTGAAAGCACACTCGGAGAAG AAGGGCAGCAACCACTGCATTTATTCTTATCAAGCAATAATCCTAAAGGAGTTGAAGATGCTAAGCGTTTGGCTGAAAATTTGTTGGATACAATCAGTGTAGAGTGTGGTGCATCTAG GGTTTCATCATGTAAGGTTTATAGTGCTGTTCCACCCCCACAGCAGGTTTACAATGCTGTTCCTCCTCCACGGCAATTATtggccggagttctgagttcaGGAAATGAAGTAGCATTAAATGCAGATTCTTCTGCTGGTTTGACAGCTGTAACTGTGGGCTCTACACCAGCTCCCCCAGTTTCCTCTCGTTTGATCCCTGGGCTCCCTCCTGTCTTTTCTCAAGGGACAGTATCACAATCTGGTGGATATTTACATTGTGGGCAGTCTCAAGGAAAAGTAGTGGGCTATTCCCACCAGGTAGTCTCTGCTGGAACAAGCTACAGTGGATATGGTGGGATATATCCTCAAGCCACCCCATTGCAACAAGTTGCTCTGGCACTTAGGCAGTCACCTTCTCCTGTTAATTCTGGATTGGATTCTACAACATCAATACCAAGCAAAGAACCAAAGTCAAGTGTAAGCTCTGATCCTGAGAAGGAGAAACAGCCTCCACAGAAGCGGAAGTTTCTGGAACTACCAGCTGGCTCAAAGTATCCTGCAAAACTCCATCAG GGTTCAGAATATTTAAAGCCCGCTGAGCCATCACCAAATTTGGGTGTGAGAAATGTATCGACTATGCCAGCCCCAAAGAAGTTGGTCCAGTCATTATCAAATGGAATGCGACCACCCCTGCCAAGAGACATGCCCCCACCACCACCTCCACCGAAATTTCCGTTGTCAACCCATGCTTTTAAAGGGGATGTCAAGAACAATATCCTGAACAAAACAAAGTCTGATGCTGTAACTGCCGTTCCTG ATACTCTGGTCAAGCTGATGGAATATGGAGAGGAGGATGATGATCTTGAGGAGAACTATGAGGAATTGCTTAGTGGCAACTCCTCTGCACTTGACAGCAACTCTGGTTCAGTGGCAGCTCGAAAACCCTTCTGGGCTTTATAA
- the LOC122306869 gene encoding protein RIK-like isoform X5, with translation MGPLQGIALPGVAPVSTALLTNPLVSSCATIPLVLQASSIQQQTATMVPKALLASKGIIHQHSCPVTPQQNGVTECKNRHLLDVRLGGNDGDGMLWKSKGSKKPKIQDELIAREIVINDAESSVRYKLTKRQTQEEIQKCTGAVVITRGKYHPPNAPLDGEKPLYLHISAGAQLKDTAERIIAVDRAAAMVEEILKQGPNLQPASSTFHLTISNGVKALSTCVFLGFDPDPSLNIAARIRGPNDQYINHIMNETGATVSLRGRGSGDLESTLGEEGQQPLHLFLSSNNPKGVEDAKRLAENLLDTISVECGASRVSSCKVYSAVPPPQQVYNAVPPPRQLLAGVLSSGNEVALNADSSAGLTAVTVGSTPAPPVSSRLIPGLPPVFSQGTVSQSGGYLHCGQSQGKVVGYSHQVVSAGTSYSGYGGIYPQATPLQQVALALRQSPSPVNSGLDSTTSIPSKEPKSSVSSDPEKEKQPPQKRKFLELPAGSKYPAKLHQGSEYLKPAEPSPNLGVRNVSTMPAPKKLVQSLSNGMRPPLPRDMPPPPPPPKFPLSTHAFKGDVKNNILNKTKSDAVTAVPDTLVKLMEYGEEDDDLEENYEELLSGNSSALDSNSGSVAARKPFWAL, from the exons GCATTATTGGCTTCTAAAGGTATTATTCACCAACATTCATGTCCCGttactccccaacaaaatggagtaacCGAATGCAAAAATCGTCATcttcttgatgtg AGACTTGGTGGTAACGATGGGGATGGGATGTTGTGGAAGTCCAAGGGGAGTAAAAAG CCAAAGATCCAAGATGAGTTAATAGCACGAGAAATTGTCATAAATGACGCTGAGTCTTCTGTTCGCTACAAGCTCACAAAACGCCAAACACAGGAGGAG ATACAAAAGTGCACGGGTGCTGTGGTTATAACTAG GGGTAAGTACCATCCACCAAATGCGCCTCTTGATGGGGAGAAGCCCTTGTATCTTCACATATCAGCTGGGGCTCAA TTAAAAGATACTGCTGAGCGCATAATAGCAGTGGATCGTGCTGCTGCCATGGTTGAAGAAATTCTGAAACAAGGTCCAAATTTACAGCCAGCTTCTTCCACTTTTCATCTGACTATAAGCAATGGAGTGAAG GCACTCAGCAcatgtgtgtttttgggctttgacCCGGATCCATCACTGAACATTGCTGCGCGTATACGTGGACCAAAT GACCAGTATATAAATCACATAATGAATGAAACAGGAGCAACTGTCTCACTAAGAGGACGCGGTTCAGGGGACCTTGAAAGCACACTCGGAGAAG AAGGGCAGCAACCACTGCATTTATTCTTATCAAGCAATAATCCTAAAGGAGTTGAAGATGCTAAGCGTTTGGCTGAAAATTTGTTGGATACAATCAGTGTAGAGTGTGGTGCATCTAG GGTTTCATCATGTAAGGTTTATAGTGCTGTTCCACCCCCACAGCAGGTTTACAATGCTGTTCCTCCTCCACGGCAATTATtggccggagttctgagttcaGGAAATGAAGTAGCATTAAATGCAGATTCTTCTGCTGGTTTGACAGCTGTAACTGTGGGCTCTACACCAGCTCCCCCAGTTTCCTCTCGTTTGATCCCTGGGCTCCCTCCTGTCTTTTCTCAAGGGACAGTATCACAATCTGGTGGATATTTACATTGTGGGCAGTCTCAAGGAAAAGTAGTGGGCTATTCCCACCAGGTAGTCTCTGCTGGAACAAGCTACAGTGGATATGGTGGGATATATCCTCAAGCCACCCCATTGCAACAAGTTGCTCTGGCACTTAGGCAGTCACCTTCTCCTGTTAATTCTGGATTGGATTCTACAACATCAATACCAAGCAAAGAACCAAAGTCAAGTGTAAGCTCTGATCCTGAGAAGGAGAAACAGCCTCCACAGAAGCGGAAGTTTCTGGAACTACCAGCTGGCTCAAAGTATCCTGCAAAACTCCATCAG GGTTCAGAATATTTAAAGCCCGCTGAGCCATCACCAAATTTGGGTGTGAGAAATGTATCGACTATGCCAGCCCCAAAGAAGTTGGTCCAGTCATTATCAAATGGAATGCGACCACCCCTGCCAAGAGACATGCCCCCACCACCACCTCCACCGAAATTTCCGTTGTCAACCCATGCTTTTAAAGGGGATGTCAAGAACAATATCCTGAACAAAACAAAGTCTGATGCTGTAACTGCCGTTCCTG ATACTCTGGTCAAGCTGATGGAATATGGAGAGGAGGATGATGATCTTGAGGAGAACTATGAGGAATTGCTTAGTGGCAACTCCTCTGCACTTGACAGCAACTCTGGTTCAGTGGCAGCTCGAAAACCCTTCTGGGCTTTATAA